CGCTCATAGTTACCCTTATGATCATATACAACGTGCGATTGAGATACACCGCTGTCGGGAGAAAAGAAATGCtcacttttttctggagttTTATAATGTTCACGGTATCCTGCATCGTAGTGGACACTGGAGTATCTCCAAGCGGATCTTCCACATACGCATATTTCGTGAGCTTCCAGATAGCTATGACCGGCgtttgctgctggacattATTCTTCGCGGGACTGTCAAGTCTAAATTTCTGGGACGATGGCTCTCTGCACACTATGGCAGCCATGTTTGGCTCCTCTTTTGGCGTTTTCGTCCTCAATTACGTCGTGGCGATTCTCACTTTTAATAAATGGACCAGCATTATCAACACTGCCGAAACTATCCCTCTATTCGTGCTCTACTTCATATTCAATGGACTATTGCTTTTCATGTACCTGCTGTGCCAGTTCTTCATATGCTTCGTCACTCTTGTACTCAACTGGTGGGCCATCGAAGCACTTTGCCTCTCTGTATTCTTtttcgtcgctgctgaGTGTCTCCTGTACGTCTTCAGCTATGACATCTGCACATCGTTGAGCCACTACGCGGATGGGCTCGTTTTTAGCACTCTCAGTAACCTGTTTGCAATCATGATGGTCTATAAGTATTGGGACATTATCACttttgacgacgacgaatACATCAGGTATACTGAAGTTGTGCCGGGTGTGGGATACAAAGAAGACGCCCAGGCTCTGCTGAATTAGACAGAGCTTCTATATTTTCTCGAAATCCTCGACATTGTCCAGCAAACCTccttccttcttctcctggCCCCTTTTGGCAAACTCCTTGCCGAGTGTGAGCAAAATCAACTTGTCGAACAATTTGTATAACCATCCTGCAACCACGAGAATTCCGCCCATTATCGTTGCCAAACGCACCACAAATTGCCAGAACGACAATCTTGTCTCCTCCACAACGAGCTTAATAGGCTCGAATTCGTactgaaaaaatattccagGAACGTATTTGCCAGAAG
This portion of the Ogataea parapolymorpha DL-1 chromosome IV, whole genome shotgun sequence genome encodes:
- a CDS encoding Chitin synthase export chaperone, which produces MIGDFSRICTRTSLPLCTLINPLHAHNATFVGIIPDCYARTVDISNTLIFQIGTSFIHMSSLIVTLMIIYNVRLRYTAVGRKEMLTFFWSFIMFTVSCIVVDTGVSPSGSSTYAYFVSFQIAMTGVCCWTLFFAGLSSLNFWDDGSLHTMAAMFGSSFGVFVLNYVVAILTFNKWTSIINTAETIPLFVLYFIFNGLLLFMYLLCQFFICFVTLVLNWWAIEALCLSVFFFVAAECLLYVFSYDICTSLSHYADGLVFSTLSNLFAIMMVYKYWDIITFDDDEYIRYTEVVPGVGYKEDAQALLN